AATGCCGCGATAGGACCGTACACCATCGTTACAAAAACGACCTGAATGAAAACCAGCAGCACGAGCAGCCATCGGGTGTCAGGATTTACAATGATGCTTTCTTTTACAAGGGGAGCTTCTGCCTTTCCCTTCACCATCGCTGGTCCTGCTGCAGCCCAATGCACGATACTGTCGCGCTTCAGCAAAGTTCCGTCGGTAAAGGTTTTTTCTGTATGGTAGGTGATTACACTGTCGGTGGCGAGTTTTGCATGGGGTTTTGCAGTTCTTTTTTCTTCGAGGCCATTCTGTGCCAGTACTTTGTTTTCTATTTTAACCGAATTGAACATCGCTTTGTAAATCGGACGGTACGCGATGATGGCGAGCAGCATTCCAATCATCATAATCGGTTTTCTGCCTACTTTATCAGATAGCCAGCCGAAGAGTATGAAGAGCGGTGTCCCCAAGAAAAGGGCCAGCGCCATCATTGAATCTACCTGCGCAGACTCAATATTCATCACTTTCTGCATAAAACTCATCGCGTAGAACTGTCCGGTGTACCAGATGACACCCTGTCCCATCACCGCCCCGAAAAGTGCGAGTAATACGAACTTGAAATTAAATTTATTCCCGAAGCTTTCTTTGAGTGGATTGGTGGAAGTTTTCCCTTCTTTTTTCGCCTGCGCAAACAGGGGAGATTCTTTCATATTCCGTCGGATGACATAGGAAACGCCCACCATCAGGATAGAAATCCAGAATGGTATTCTCCATCCCCAGCTGTCGAACTCTTCAGGCGTAAGACTTGTTTTGGTTACAAGAATCACGATGAGCGAGATAAACAGACCTGAAGTTGCGGTCGTCTGAATCCACGATGTCCAGTAGCCTCGGCGGTGTGGCTGAGAATATTCTGCGACATAAGTTGCCGCGCCGCCGTATTCGCCTCCGAGTGCGAGACCCTGTAAAAGTCTCAGGATTAAAACCAAAACAGGAGCAACATAGCCAATGGTTTCAAAACTCGGCACACAACCGATGAGAAAGGTGGAGAAGCCCATGATCAGCAACGTAACCAGGAAGGTGTACTTTCTGCCGATGATGTCGCCAAGTCTTCCGAAAAATAACGCACCGAAAGGCCGTACAACAAAACCTGCCGCAAACGTTGCAAGCGTTGAAAGAAAAGCTGCGGTCGGATTATCTGCCGGAAAAAATTTGGTTGCAAGAACTACCGCCAGACTTCCAAAAATATAGAAATCGTACCATTCGATCAGGGTGCCGAGAGACGACGCCATAATGACGCCCCAGATCGTTTTGTTTTTTTTCTTCTCAGCAACATAGTCATCATGTTCCTGCTGAGTTTTGAATTTCTTACTCATGCTATTGTTGTTTTTAGTTAAAGTTATATTTTGGTAAACCATGTATTTAGTTATGATATAATTATTTGGAATTCTGACTTAAAGTTTAAAATGAATACATGACCCTGATTAATGCCCGCAGGTTCCCTACGTCTTTAAGGTTGTTTTGGGCGATGGCCTCAGCGTTTAGATCGCCCCATTGCGCTGCGGTATATTCGAGTTCCGGTGAGATGTTGAATTTATTCTGTTTGAAATCTACCCGTGCGGAAGCGCGCCAAACGTTGTTCAGGATTCTTGTTCCCGACAAACCCCGCACATACAGGTTTTTAAATCCGGCATCCACACCCGAATTTTTGGTGTAGCCAAAGAAAACTCCGGGCGCGATTTTGGGATGAGCGCTTGCCAGGTCCACCCAAAAAGCAGAGGTCTTGGTTGGCTTGTAAGATTCTATACCATCCGGGTTTTCGTAACCTGCAAATCCGCCGATCATCACCAGATGATGCAGGTTTCCGCCAGCGATCCCATAAAGTTTGGCGATGATTTTCTCGTTCGCATATTTAAAATAGCCGAAGAACATTTCTGAGTTCACGGTTTCATCTGAAGCCAAACCCGCCGATTCAATCACAGGCTTCAACGACTGATACTCCGCGCCCGCGCCAGCTACCATATTTTTGCCTCTGTATAGAAGTTGACCATGAAAAGTGGGAACAGAGGAATTGAAAGTAGCTGAGTTTGCGGAGGCGCCGGTTGCATTAGCCGTCTGAAACTCACGGTCTTTGTACGCGACAACCGTGAAAGAGAGTTCGGGCGTGATTTTTTGCGTGAGTTTTACCTGTCCTGCCCAGCCGAACGGATTGAAAAGTATAGCTGTGTTAAAGTTGGCAACGCCGGGGAAAACATCGGGGATAAATGCGGGATACCACGTTTGGCCGAATGTAAGTGCGGTTTTTGGCCAGGTTAATGTAGCGGTTGCATGTCTCAAACGGAATAACCCCGCGCTGCCGGTTCCGGCTGAAGTTTTGTTGAGCTCCGTATTGCCGAAAAAATCACCTTCAATGTTTCCGGTAGCTTTTGCGCCCCAGACATCCGGTCCGCGAAACCTGATTCCAATTCTGGAAGTGATCGCGAGAAAATTGCTCGCGCCTGTATTGTTTATATCCTTTCCGTTTGCATCCAGCTTTTCATCAAGCGGATATAGGTTGAGATTGTACTCGCGGGAGTAGCCTGATTGACGGCTGTCGAAGCTGTAATCTGTTCTTACCCAACCATAAAGCGAAGCGTCCCATTCTTTTGGTTTTGTTTTTTCGGCTTCCAGTGCCTCAATACGTTTTAAGAGATCGGTATTTGAAATCGTATCCTGAGCATTTACCTGCGCGCTGAAGAATAATACAGGGAGAATTCCTAACAAAACCGTCAATTTCTTCATGGGTGTGTAAATTTTAGTTTAATTCTTTGACAGAACGAAAGTGAAACTAAAATTTTATTTGAAGAAATTCAATATATATTATTGCTGCCGGTATAGCTGCAT
This window of the Flavobacteriaceae bacterium 3519-10 genome carries:
- a CDS encoding major facilitator superfamily MFS_1 — translated: MVYQNITLTKNNNSMSKKFKTQQEHDDYVAEKKKNKTIWGVIMASSLGTLIEWYDFYIFGSLAVVLATKFFPADNPTAAFLSTLATFAAGFVVRPFGALFFGRLGDIIGRKYTFLVTLLIMGFSTFLIGCVPSFETIGYVAPVLVLILRLLQGLALGGEYGGAATYVAEYSQPHRRGYWTSWIQTTATSGLFISLIVILVTKTSLTPEEFDSWGWRIPFWISILMVGVSYVIRRNMKESPLFAQAKKEGKTSTNPLKESFGNKFNFKFVLLALFGAVMGQGVIWYTGQFYAMSFMQKVMNIESAQVDSMMALALFLGTPLFILFGWLSDKVGRKPIMMIGMLLAIIAYRPIYKAMFNSVKIENKVLAQNGLEEKRTAKPHAKLATDSVITYHTEKTFTDGTLLKRDSIVHWAAAGPAMVKGKAEAPLVKESIIVNPDTRWLLVLLVFIQVVFVTMVYGPIAAFLVEMFPIRIRYTSMSLPYHIGNGIFGGLLPAVATYLVTSGKDAGHAEWYLQGLWYPIIVAGVCLVIGTLYLKTKNKSLAEDHQ